A single Streptomyces sannanensis DNA region contains:
- a CDS encoding phosphodiester glycosidase family protein produces MNSHSRYAFRLKRAAAVAATAAALSLVLVPTSYAAAADVSLPLGDANLEETRSSQTLADGVTLTRIVRGTEPAQADQINTTTRGPWVVNVLTIDPHKTRGHLEATYGPDLAKTEKTTDLVRSSGALAGVNASFFTFTGSQQYPGDPVGLGLYGGELLSEPTRDKAEVNFVVDANSNQVLMGKLHWSGSAQNKKTEATLPLEYINHPPVVPSACANLSDQTQCTVPGDVVQFTPEFADATPSGAGMEVVLDEHHCVVRTSTTRGTVLTEGQTSLQATGRDAASLLQVAGQGCLKVTSTLINEQGEELPARKGMFGVNGRYRLTADGQIVVPAGSGSFFARNPRTIAGTTQDGKIVLATIDGRMTTSVGTTMDETAAVAQALGMHNAVNLDGGGSTAMSVEGALVNRPSGATERAVGDALVFMNTPYRSGKG; encoded by the coding sequence ATGAATTCCCACTCCCGCTATGCTTTCCGGCTGAAGCGTGCCGCAGCGGTCGCGGCAACTGCGGCCGCTTTGTCCCTCGTTCTCGTCCCGACCAGCTACGCCGCAGCCGCTGACGTATCCCTTCCGCTGGGCGATGCCAATCTGGAAGAGACTCGCAGCAGCCAGACCTTGGCCGACGGTGTGACGCTGACCCGCATCGTCCGTGGGACCGAGCCCGCTCAGGCCGACCAGATCAACACCACGACGCGCGGCCCGTGGGTGGTCAACGTACTGACGATCGACCCCCACAAAACCCGTGGGCACCTGGAGGCGACCTACGGGCCGGACCTGGCCAAGACCGAGAAGACCACCGACCTCGTCCGGTCCTCCGGCGCCCTGGCCGGGGTCAACGCCTCCTTCTTCACCTTCACCGGTAGCCAGCAGTACCCCGGTGACCCGGTGGGCCTGGGACTGTACGGGGGAGAACTCCTCAGCGAGCCCACCCGGGACAAGGCTGAGGTCAACTTCGTCGTGGACGCCAACAGCAACCAGGTCCTCATGGGCAAGCTGCACTGGTCCGGTAGCGCGCAGAACAAAAAGACCGAGGCCACCCTGCCGCTGGAGTACATCAACCATCCGCCGGTGGTTCCGAGCGCTTGTGCCAACCTTTCCGACCAGACCCAGTGCACCGTGCCCGGCGATGTGGTTCAGTTCACCCCGGAGTTCGCCGACGCCACCCCGTCCGGAGCCGGTATGGAGGTCGTCCTCGACGAGCACCACTGCGTGGTGCGTACCTCGACAACCCGGGGCACTGTGCTGACGGAAGGTCAGACCTCCTTGCAGGCAACAGGCCGGGACGCAGCGTCCCTGCTGCAGGTCGCAGGACAGGGCTGCCTCAAGGTGACCTCCACCCTGATCAACGAGCAGGGTGAGGAACTCCCCGCGCGCAAGGGGATGTTCGGTGTGAACGGCCGCTACCGGCTCACGGCGGACGGGCAGATCGTGGTACCGGCCGGTTCGGGCAGCTTCTTCGCGCGCAACCCCCGTACCATCGCCGGAACGACACAAGACGGAAAGATCGTGCTCGCAACGATCGACGGTCGTATGACCACCAGCGTCGGCACCACGATGGACGAGACCGCTGCCGTCGCTCAGGCGCTGGGCATGCACAACGCGGTCAACCTCGACGGCGGCGGCTCCACCGCCATGTCGGTCGAGGGCGCACTGGTCAACCGGCCGAGTGGGGCAACCGAGCGGGCCGTCGGCGACGCACTTGTCTTCATGAACACCCCCTACCGCAGCGGCAAGGGCTGA
- a CDS encoding DDE-type integrase/transposase/recombinase produces the protein MTCLPTLAGWWYLATVIDLATREVIGYAMADHHRTELVVDALKMAAGRGGLKEGCIAHSDRGSEYTSREYRDQIWKLKLRQSMGRTGSCYDNAAAESFSDC, from the coding sequence ATCACCTGTCTGCCGACGCTCGCCGGCTGGTGGTATCTCGCGACGGTGATCGATCTGGCGACCCGCGAGGTGATCGGGTATGCGATGGCCGACCATCACCGCACCGAACTCGTCGTGGACGCCTTGAAGATGGCCGCAGGCCGGGGCGGGCTGAAAGAGGGCTGCATCGCCCATTCGGACCGCGGATCGGAGTACACCTCTCGTGAATACCGCGATCAGATATGGAAGTTGAAGCTGAGGCAAAGCATGGGGAGAACGGGCTCGTGTTACGACAACGCCGCGGCTGAAAGTTTTTCGGATTGCTGA
- a CDS encoding phosphatase PAP2 family protein gives MFAAWRQPRAILWAVVGVTALGFLITLEIAARRYGLPGPITNQAREVIFAPKSGPLLYASMALMMVVLPWRQRFIAAGAAIGIDVAFWVVRWAVDAKMMVGNGALWVILGYAVIAVTRRTGRERVLLLKGVGLGLLLVAGRKTGDTWLLITSKTRPAVLDQYVATADHALGNPSWLVGRIVTAAGPIGAHILDWVYVQLAVAAVVVALYPLRNVAVERRFPRHHLVRTFLVIGLLGPGIYMIFPVVGPIFAYGTGAFGTGGEHWAMANLWPDTPPPINTPHPMPFDEITPRNCMPSLHTAWATAIFIHSRKGPRILRFAGTSWLIATLGATLGFGYHYGMDIVAGVVFAFTIEAALRSLDRGWDRSGIQLVAYGATVFAALLVSYRYLPMEMAEYPWVFGPLLILAMASVVHGYVRTTKLWEPKTAPAQQPEPQAALV, from the coding sequence ATGTTCGCCGCGTGGCGTCAACCACGCGCGATACTGTGGGCCGTGGTGGGTGTGACGGCCCTTGGATTCCTCATCACACTGGAAATCGCCGCGCGTCGCTACGGCCTACCGGGGCCGATTACCAACCAGGCGCGAGAGGTGATATTCGCCCCGAAATCAGGGCCGCTCCTGTACGCCAGTATGGCGTTGATGATGGTGGTGCTCCCCTGGCGGCAGCGGTTCATCGCGGCTGGTGCCGCGATCGGCATCGACGTCGCCTTCTGGGTGGTGCGGTGGGCGGTCGACGCCAAGATGATGGTCGGCAACGGCGCCTTGTGGGTGATCTTGGGCTATGCGGTCATCGCTGTCACGCGCCGCACCGGCCGGGAACGTGTCCTGCTGCTGAAGGGCGTCGGGCTGGGCCTGCTGCTGGTGGCCGGCCGCAAGACTGGCGATACCTGGCTGCTCATCACGTCGAAGACCCGCCCGGCGGTGCTCGACCAGTACGTGGCAACCGCCGATCACGCGCTGGGCAACCCGTCGTGGCTGGTAGGCCGCATTGTCACGGCCGCCGGCCCGATCGGCGCCCATATTCTCGACTGGGTCTACGTCCAGCTTGCGGTGGCCGCGGTCGTCGTCGCGCTGTACCCGCTGCGTAACGTGGCGGTCGAGCGCCGCTTCCCGCGCCATCATCTGGTGCGCACATTCCTGGTCATCGGCCTCCTCGGGCCTGGCATCTACATGATCTTCCCGGTGGTCGGACCGATCTTCGCCTACGGCACCGGCGCCTTCGGCACGGGAGGCGAGCACTGGGCGATGGCCAACCTGTGGCCGGACACGCCACCGCCGATCAATACCCCCCACCCGATGCCGTTCGACGAGATCACCCCCCGCAACTGCATGCCCAGCCTGCACACAGCGTGGGCTACCGCGATCTTCATTCATTCCCGCAAGGGCCCACGGATTCTGCGTTTTGCGGGCACGTCCTGGCTGATTGCCACACTCGGCGCAACGCTGGGATTCGGCTACCACTACGGCATGGATATTGTCGCCGGCGTGGTGTTCGCGTTCACGATCGAGGCAGCGCTGCGCTCGCTCGACCGCGGCTGGGACCGGTCAGGAATCCAGCTGGTCGCTTACGGGGCAACAGTCTTCGCTGCGCTCTTGGTGTCATATCGCTATCTGCCCATGGAAATGGCCGAATATCCGTGGGTGTTCGGACCACTTCTCATTCTGGCGATGGCCTCAGTGGTGCACGGCTACGTACGGACCACCAAACTGTGGGAACCGAAGACCGCACCAGCGCAGCAACCGGAACCTCAAGCCGCACTGGTTTGA
- a CDS encoding NADH:flavin oxidoreductase/NADH oxidase, producing the protein MSALFEPYALRSLTIPNRIWMAPMCQYSAAPEGPEAGVATDWHFAHYAARATGGTGLILLEATAVSPEGRISPYDLGIWNDQQAEALGRITDFLKAQGTTPGIQIAHSGRKGSTDRPWKGGAPVGPDAHGWQPLGPSPVAFAEDHPVPTELTTDEIQQTVAQFADAARRALDAGFQVAEIHGAHGYLIGEFLSPHSNKRTDAYGGSFENRTRFALEVVDAVRAVWPDHLPLFFRISATDWLEENGWTADDTVRFAAHLKEHGVDLLDVSTGGNASGVRIPVAPGYQVPFAARVKNETGLPVAAVGLITEPEHAEKILANGEADAVLLGRELLRHPYWARHAARELGAEVVAPVQYRRAA; encoded by the coding sequence GTGAGTGCCCTCTTCGAGCCCTACGCACTTCGGTCGCTGACGATCCCCAACCGGATCTGGATGGCACCCATGTGCCAGTACTCCGCCGCCCCCGAAGGCCCCGAGGCCGGAGTCGCGACCGACTGGCACTTCGCCCACTACGCCGCACGCGCCACCGGCGGCACCGGCCTCATCCTCCTCGAAGCCACCGCTGTCTCCCCCGAGGGCCGCATCTCCCCCTACGACCTCGGCATCTGGAACGACCAACAGGCCGAGGCCCTGGGCCGCATCACCGACTTCCTCAAGGCTCAGGGCACCACCCCGGGAATCCAGATCGCTCACAGCGGACGCAAGGGCAGCACCGACCGCCCCTGGAAGGGCGGCGCCCCGGTCGGCCCCGACGCCCATGGCTGGCAGCCCCTCGGCCCCAGCCCCGTCGCCTTCGCCGAGGACCACCCGGTGCCCACGGAGCTGACCACCGACGAAATCCAGCAGACAGTCGCCCAGTTCGCGGACGCCGCCCGCCGTGCCCTGGACGCAGGCTTCCAGGTCGCTGAGATCCACGGCGCCCACGGCTATCTCATCGGCGAGTTCCTCTCCCCCCACTCCAACAAGCGCACCGACGCCTACGGCGGCTCGTTCGAGAACCGCACCCGCTTCGCCCTTGAAGTCGTCGACGCCGTGCGTGCTGTCTGGCCCGACCACCTCCCGCTGTTCTTCCGCATCTCCGCTACCGACTGGCTGGAAGAGAACGGCTGGACCGCCGACGACACCGTCCGCTTCGCCGCGCACCTGAAGGAACACGGCGTCGACCTCCTCGACGTCTCCACCGGAGGCAACGCCTCCGGCGTCCGCATCCCGGTCGCCCCCGGCTACCAGGTCCCCTTCGCCGCCCGCGTCAAGAACGAGACCGGCCTCCCCGTCGCCGCGGTCGGCCTGATCACCGAACCCGAGCACGCCGAGAAGATCCTCGCCAACGGCGAGGCCGACGCGGTCCTCCTCGGCCGCGAACTCCTCCGCCACCCGTACTGGGCCCGCCACGCCGCCCGCGAACTCGGCGCCGAGGTGGTCGCGCCAGTCCAATACCGTCGCGCCGCCTGA
- a CDS encoding MFS transporter, translated as MSAADTTAGRTVTTAVPARLDRLPWSRWHWSVVIGLGTVWILDGLEVTVVGNIASRLSEPGSGLPIRSGQVTGVAAALYVAGACVGALFWGRLTDRYGRKRLFMVTLAVYLAATALTAFSFAPWWFFLFRFLTGFGIGGEYAAINSAIDELIPAYCRGRVDLLINGSFWLGAVGGSLLSIVALDTDLLPMDIGWRLTFALGAALALVILLVRRHVPESPRWLLIHGREEEAERIVAAIEEKVRAEKGGPLPEPHGELVIRQRGGVGFLEIARTVFHDYRRRAILGFSLFIGQAFLYNAITFGFGAILTTFFGVPTGHTGYYFAVIAVGNFLGPLLLGKLFDSLGRRVMISSTYLLSGLLLFGTAWLFDRGVLSADTLTACWCVVLFFASTGASSAYLTVSEIFPMETRAMSIAFFYALGTAAGGISGPLLFAELTGTGRVGDTVLAFRIGAGLMCAAGVVALALAVPAERRSLEDIARPLTAVGAGPGMPGGGPGTAGGGPGARAAGPKSADEPGAPDGPGTTGGGRR; from the coding sequence ATGAGCGCTGCCGACACCACGGCCGGCCGGACCGTCACCACCGCCGTCCCCGCCCGGCTGGACCGCCTGCCCTGGTCGCGCTGGCACTGGTCGGTCGTGATCGGCCTCGGCACGGTGTGGATTCTGGACGGCCTGGAGGTCACCGTCGTAGGCAACATCGCCAGCCGGCTGTCCGAGCCGGGCAGCGGGCTGCCGATCCGCTCCGGCCAGGTCACCGGTGTCGCGGCGGCCCTGTATGTGGCGGGCGCCTGCGTCGGCGCCCTGTTCTGGGGACGCCTGACCGACCGCTACGGCCGCAAGAGACTCTTCATGGTCACTCTCGCGGTCTATCTGGCCGCCACCGCCCTGACCGCGTTCTCCTTCGCGCCCTGGTGGTTCTTCCTCTTCCGTTTCCTCACCGGCTTCGGCATCGGCGGCGAGTACGCGGCCATCAACTCCGCCATCGACGAGCTGATCCCGGCGTACTGCCGCGGCCGGGTCGACCTGCTCATCAACGGCAGCTTCTGGCTGGGCGCGGTCGGCGGCTCGCTGCTGTCGATCGTCGCCCTCGACACGGACCTGCTGCCCATGGACATCGGCTGGCGGCTCACCTTCGCCCTCGGCGCCGCCCTCGCCCTGGTCATCCTGCTCGTCCGGCGGCACGTCCCGGAGAGCCCGCGCTGGCTGCTCATTCACGGCCGGGAGGAGGAGGCGGAACGCATCGTCGCCGCCATCGAGGAGAAGGTACGGGCCGAGAAGGGCGGGCCGCTGCCCGAACCCCACGGCGAACTGGTCATTCGCCAGCGCGGCGGCGTCGGCTTCCTGGAGATCGCCCGCACGGTCTTCCACGACTACCGCAGACGCGCGATCCTCGGCTTCTCGCTCTTCATCGGCCAGGCGTTCCTGTACAACGCGATCACCTTCGGCTTCGGCGCGATCCTCACCACGTTCTTCGGCGTCCCCACCGGTCACACCGGCTACTACTTCGCCGTCATCGCCGTAGGCAACTTCCTCGGCCCGCTGCTGCTCGGCAAGCTCTTCGACTCGCTGGGCCGCCGGGTGATGATCTCCTCGACCTATCTGCTGTCGGGCCTGCTGTTGTTCGGCACGGCCTGGCTGTTCGACCGGGGCGTGCTGAGCGCGGACACGCTGACGGCGTGCTGGTGCGTGGTGCTGTTCTTCGCCTCGACGGGCGCCTCCAGCGCCTATCTGACCGTCTCCGAGATCTTCCCGATGGAGACCAGGGCCATGTCCATCGCCTTCTTCTACGCCCTGGGCACCGCGGCGGGCGGAATCAGCGGCCCCCTGCTGTTCGCCGAGCTGACCGGCACGGGCCGGGTCGGCGACACGGTCCTCGCCTTCCGGATCGGCGCGGGCCTGATGTGCGCGGCCGGCGTGGTGGCGCTGGCTCTGGCGGTGCCGGCGGAACGGCGTTCCCTGGAGGATATCGCCCGACCGCTGACGGCGGTGGGGGCCGGGCCGGGGATGCCCGGGGGAGGGCCGGGGACGGCGGGCGGAGGGCCGGGAGCGAGGGCGGCCGGGCCGAAGTCGGCCGACGAGCCGGGCGCCCCCGACGGGCCGGGGACGACGGGCGGGGGCCGCCGCTGA
- a CDS encoding Tn3 family transposase, whose product MIEGVLRHCADLEIDRQYTDTHGASIVGFAFAHMLGFNLLPRLSNVGSARLYRPAAGVDQSWPHLTPVLSTRRSTGNSSGFRPGRGRGDWPFARHHARGVTFRYLTPCQAADAGNGSRSGLSTWPGFGAAWSTR is encoded by the coding sequence ATGATCGAGGGCGTGCTGCGGCACTGCGCCGACCTGGAGATCGACCGGCAGTACACCGACACGCACGGCGCCTCGATCGTCGGGTTCGCCTTCGCCCACATGCTCGGCTTCAACCTGCTGCCCCGGTTGAGCAACGTGGGCTCCGCGCGGCTGTACCGGCCGGCCGCCGGAGTAGACCAGTCCTGGCCACACCTGACGCCGGTGCTGTCCACGAGACGATCGACTGGGAACTCATCCGGCTTCCGTCCCGGTCGCGGGCGCGGTGACTGGCCGTTCGCCCGTCACCACGCCCGCGGTGTTACTTTTCGTTATTTGACGCCATGTCAGGCAGCTGACGCCGGGAACGGGTCGAGGTCCGGCTTGAGCACCTGGCCGGGCTTCGGAGCGGCCTGGTCCACCAGGTAG
- a CDS encoding alpha/beta hydrolase: MSRISTLTAALTTALALVSGVTVTASAAPAAPAGATTPATAPATAGQQAAPVVWTPCNPDPSKPDPKIYDCAVYPVPLDYANPSGEKIGIAMMRRRAGDPAKRIGSLFLNPGGPGGSGYLWATTTRFEPRVMEHFDLIGFDPRGVARSNPLQCFKTQEDADAVFDRITGVPVTPAEVDGTLAATKDYTDACARNAGALIQHMSTINVVRDLDRMRQAVGDAQLNFAGFSYGTLIGATYANMYPDKVRALIIDGNVDPHLRLHNGLEYDRQRAAGGFELALDEFLKRCKAAGAPGCAFAEGDTRARFDAIRDHLRTNPVTLPSGSKVTLSSFTSQVANALYAQTRLAPLARSLQALDEVINPQPGFGAVAGTVPTDEADRLAKVAPSALREAPADSPYTSDDSYYGVNCQDKPYPTNPKVFANLARAWELNAPTFGRYQAYDAPACATWPSPARAAEQYPGPWNKQTANPVMVIGNTFDPATQYKFSQNMQRELGNAVLVTVDVIEHCAVGRSKALNGLVTSYLVDQAAPKPGQVLKPDLDPFPASAA, encoded by the coding sequence TTGTCCCGCATATCGACTCTGACGGCAGCGCTCACCACCGCCCTCGCCCTCGTTTCCGGCGTCACCGTCACGGCGTCGGCAGCGCCGGCGGCACCCGCCGGAGCAACGACGCCCGCAACCGCCCCGGCCACAGCCGGTCAGCAGGCCGCCCCGGTGGTCTGGACGCCCTGCAACCCGGACCCGTCCAAGCCCGATCCGAAGATCTACGACTGCGCTGTCTACCCGGTGCCGCTGGACTACGCGAACCCGTCCGGGGAGAAGATCGGCATCGCCATGATGCGGCGGCGGGCCGGCGACCCGGCCAAGCGCATCGGATCACTGTTCCTCAACCCCGGCGGCCCCGGCGGCAGTGGTTACCTGTGGGCCACCACGACCCGGTTCGAGCCCCGCGTCATGGAGCACTTCGACCTGATCGGCTTCGACCCCCGCGGCGTGGCCCGCAGCAACCCGCTGCAGTGCTTCAAGACCCAGGAGGACGCTGACGCGGTCTTCGACCGGATCACCGGCGTGCCCGTCACACCGGCGGAGGTGGACGGCACGCTCGCGGCCACCAAGGACTACACCGACGCGTGCGCACGTAACGCAGGTGCGCTCATCCAGCACATGTCCACCATCAACGTGGTGCGCGACCTCGACCGGATGCGTCAGGCCGTCGGTGACGCACAGCTCAACTTCGCCGGGTTCTCCTACGGCACGTTGATCGGCGCCACCTACGCCAACATGTACCCGGACAAGGTGCGCGCCCTCATCATCGACGGCAACGTCGACCCGCACCTGCGCCTGCACAACGGCCTGGAGTACGACCGGCAGCGCGCCGCGGGCGGCTTCGAGCTCGCCCTGGACGAGTTCCTCAAGCGCTGCAAGGCCGCCGGTGCGCCGGGCTGTGCGTTCGCCGAGGGCGACACCCGCGCCAGATTCGACGCGATCCGCGACCACCTTCGCACCAACCCCGTAACCCTGCCGAGCGGCTCGAAGGTCACTCTGAGCAGCTTCACCAGCCAGGTCGCCAACGCCCTGTACGCGCAGACCCGGCTGGCGCCGCTGGCCCGCTCATTGCAGGCCCTGGACGAGGTGATCAACCCGCAGCCGGGCTTCGGCGCCGTGGCCGGGACGGTGCCCACGGACGAGGCGGACCGGCTGGCCAAGGTCGCTCCGTCAGCACTGCGCGAGGCGCCCGCCGACTCCCCGTACACCTCGGACGACTCCTACTACGGCGTCAACTGCCAGGACAAGCCGTACCCGACGAACCCCAAGGTGTTCGCGAACCTGGCCCGTGCCTGGGAGCTCAACGCCCCCACCTTCGGCCGGTACCAGGCCTACGACGCGCCGGCGTGCGCGACCTGGCCGTCGCCGGCGCGTGCCGCCGAGCAGTACCCCGGCCCGTGGAACAAGCAGACCGCCAACCCGGTCATGGTCATCGGCAACACCTTCGACCCGGCCACCCAGTACAAGTTCTCCCAGAACATGCAGCGGGAGCTCGGCAACGCCGTGCTGGTCACGGTCGACGTGATCGAGCACTGCGCGGTCGGCCGGAGCAAGGCCCTCAACGGGCTGGTGACCTCCTACCTGGTGGACCAGGCCGCTCCGAAGCCCGGCCAGGTGCTCAAGCCGGACCTCGACCCGTTCCCGGCGTCAGCTGCCTGA
- a CDS encoding sulfurtransferase TusA family protein translates to MTTPAEADVLVVDGTGLLCVTLLLRLRDRIAHAAPGTLVHVVATDPAAPLDLPAWCHMTGHTYLGPLPSGDRPVYELRLAADPRPTRPDAPWHPAEQGR, encoded by the coding sequence ATGACCACCCCAGCCGAGGCGGACGTGCTGGTGGTCGACGGCACCGGTCTGCTGTGTGTCACCCTGCTTCTGCGGCTGCGGGACCGCATCGCGCACGCCGCGCCCGGCACCCTCGTGCACGTCGTCGCCACCGACCCGGCCGCCCCGCTCGACCTGCCCGCCTGGTGCCACATGACCGGCCACACCTACCTCGGCCCCCTCCCGTCTGGTGACCGGCCTGTATACGAGCTACGGCTGGCCGCCGACCCGCGTCCGACCCGCCCCGATGCACCGTGGCACCCGGCCGAGCAGGGGCGCTGA